Part of the Geminocystis sp. M7585_C2015_104 genome, GTGAGATTTTGTGCTTCCTCAGGGGTGATCAGTTTATTTTGAATGGCCTTTTTCTTTATTTTCTGGGGATCTATACCGGCCCCGTCATCTGACACAGATATAACGGTTTGTTGTCCTTGTAAGAATGCCCTCACAGTGATGGTGCCCACGGGGGGCTTGCCCATCTCAATTCTCTCTTCTGGCAGTTCAATGCCGTGGGTTACAGAGTTTTTGACAATCTGGAGGAGTGGGTCCCAAATCTGTTCTAGAATCATCTTGTCTATGAGGACATCCCTCCCTTCTATCTTCAACTGCACCTGCTTGTTGTACTCCTCAGCTATTTTACGAATCGGCAGAGGCAGCCTGTCGGCGTTTTGGGCGAAGGGCACCATCCTGGCCTTGTTTATCCCTTCCTGTAGCTGTGTTGTTATCTCCCGTAAGTTGCGACCTAACTGTTCCGTCTCATCCACCAAAAATTGGATGTCAGAGGCGGCCTCCCGGACTCTTACAATCAACTCGATGATTTCCTGAGAAAGCAGGTGGAAGCCGGTGAAACGGTCTAGCTCCAATTCGTCCAGTTCGGGCGGTTGTATTTTGGTGGTGCCATTGGCTTGTTCAGAGGTGGTTGTCTTACTCCCATTGCCGTTGCCTACATATGTAATGCGGGAAAACTGTGTCTTAAAGGCCGCCTGATTGCGTCGCCGACTTTTGATGAGGGCTCCTTCTAACAGACTACGTTCATATAGCTCCTGCATGCGGGTGCCTACATCACTGAGTGCTTGGACGTATTGGAGGAGATTGTCCAAAAACTGTCTGAGTTTTTCCTGGTCCTCCTCCAGGTGGTTCCGTCGTACTACAATCTCCCCAATCAGGTTGTTGAGCTGGTCCAGTTGTTTTACTGGCACCCTCATGCTCTGCTCAAAGCCCTTATTTTGTTGGGCAGTGGCCTTATTCTGGACTCTGGCGGTTCGTGTCCCCTTTTGTACTACCCTGTCTACCTGAGCCAACAGTCGGTCTAAGTCTGTTAGAGTGGTGGTCTTTTGCGTCGTCAAGTCGCCACCCGTCCGAGAGAGATTACCCGCCACTAGTTCGGTCAGATACTGCCAGTTTACCGGCGCCACAGGGGGAGAGTTGATTAATGCCTCCAGCTCCTCCTCACAGTCATAGTAGAGGACATAGTTATTGCCCACAATGGCTTCCAGTTCGTCCCAGGATTCCAATTCCAACCAGGACAGACTAGGGGAGAGGAGGTTTGGCAACTCACTGAAATCTTCGTAAAATACAATTTTAATTTGGGGTTTTTTGGGGGAGAGAATCTGAAAGGTTTCCGTACTGCCCGTGTTGGGAAAGTCGTCTTCTATGGGCACATCCTCTATACTAGATACTACCCCTTGCAGAGTTTCATGGGGGTCATCTATGATAACTGTACGGCGGGCACTATCGGAGATTCGTTTGCCCCCTTCTTTTTCCTCCTCCCATTCGTTGTCAATTATTTCTTCAATCTCCTCTAAATCTTCCGCCAGGGCGTCAAAATCGATGGCCGTGATTCCCACTTCTTCTCCAGAATCTGCCGCGGTTTTGTCTTCCCCTCTGTCTTCTTCTTCCCCTTCTTCTTCCTCTCCAAAGAGACTATCCCAGTCTACCTCTTGTAACTCATCCGCCTCTGCTGAGAATACGGGCGCCTCCTCTTCTGCCCCCATGGGCGCACTGTGGGATTGTTCCCTCTCTATCCCCTCATCTCCTTCCAAGTCCCATTTATCTTCCTCTACAGACTCTGTTTCTATCTGACCAAACAAACTGCTGAATCCCTCCACCACCTCCACAGCACTATTACTCTCACTGATCTGTGAATTTTCCATGAATACAGATGTGAACTCACTTTCTATTTCCTCATTATCCCCAAACCAGGCTTCCAAGTCCTCGTCTTTTTCCTTGCCAATACTGCTAAACATTTCCTCCATTTCCTCTTGTGAGGGGGATGGTGGGGGAGGCGCCGGCATTTGCATTTCCGGTATTTGCATTTCTATAGTGTCTCGCCACAGGTCCCCCTCTATGGTACTCTTGTAGTAGGGAACTTTTCGGGTTGATTGTGGCGGTGTGGGTGGTATAGGCGATGTGGCCGCTGATTCTCCCTTGACGGGGGATTCTTCCATGTGTATCGTTTCACCGCTGATACCCCTCCCCCTAGCTTGTGGTGCCAAGGACAGCAACTGTTCGCTTACACATATCTGGTCTATTTCGTGTTTCAGTAGTAAATCGGAGGCTTTTTTGATTTCCTTAATAATCAGTTTTATGGTAGAATCGTATTCGTTCTCGGGGTTAATAATGGCCTCCTTGGCCGTTTCCATTATTTCTACCCAGCCGAAGAGATTTTCTTTTTTCCCAAGGATTGACAGAT contains:
- a CDS encoding response regulator, whose product is MITSEQAQKVQQIYKNTLIRLGEMLKVLKQGDSSRNREVIRSHCDHLSILGKKENLFGWVEIMETAKEAIINPENEYDSTIKLIIKEIKKASDLLLKHEIDQICVSEQLLSLAPQARGRGISGETIHMEESPVKGESAATSPIPPTPPQSTRKVPYYKSTIEGDLWRDTIEMQIPEMQMPAPPPPSPSQEEMEEMFSSIGKEKDEDLEAWFGDNEEIESEFTSVFMENSQISESNSAVEVVEGFSSLFGQIETESVEEDKWDLEGDEGIEREQSHSAPMGAEEEAPVFSAEADELQEVDWDSLFGEEEEGEEEDRGEDKTAADSGEEVGITAIDFDALAEDLEEIEEIIDNEWEEEKEGGKRISDSARRTVIIDDPHETLQGVVSSIEDVPIEDDFPNTGSTETFQILSPKKPQIKIVFYEDFSELPNLLSPSLSWLELESWDELEAIVGNNYVLYYDCEEELEALINSPPVAPVNWQYLTELVAGNLSRTGGDLTTQKTTTLTDLDRLLAQVDRVVQKGTRTARVQNKATAQQNKGFEQSMRVPVKQLDQLNNLIGEIVVRRNHLEEDQEKLRQFLDNLLQYVQALSDVGTRMQELYERSLLEGALIKSRRRNQAAFKTQFSRITYVGNGNGSKTTTSEQANGTTKIQPPELDELELDRFTGFHLLSQEIIELIVRVREAASDIQFLVDETEQLGRNLREITTQLQEGINKARMVPFAQNADRLPLPIRKIAEEYNKQVQLKIEGRDVLIDKMILEQIWDPLLQIVKNSVTHGIELPEERIEMGKPPVGTITVRAFLQGQQTVISVSDDGAGIDPQKIKKKAIQNKLITPEEAQNLTTEEVYEFLFHAGFTTKEQADSHAGRGVGLDIVRKKINEIRGSVSVESTPGVGTTFTIRLPLTVTVSKALCCLNENYRIAFPMDAIEDTREINRKEVRVNAQGQKCILWKNTLLPFRPLSALLTYNRPLNRTMMYETHKDEENISIVVLRGGKNILAVQVDQIIGQEEIVVKQITGPIPKPKGIAAATVRSDGIVMPIADVIELIEIAQGRVKPHGGFDRASLLAANATIFEMPAHSQPVVLVVDDSITVREMLSMTFAKAGYRVEQARDGQDAWKKLRSGLPVDLVFSDIEMPNMNGLELLQHMQEDPHLSHIPVAILSSRGAEKHQRIAAELGASAYLVKPYVEKDLLDAAKRMLKGEVLLAGSRAALTRGKANQSHQSQSQQLPGNTEVQNKPKSSRLVLIVDDSVVVREMLSMTFKKAGWRVEQARDGQDAWDKISNGLPCDLILCDIEMPRMNGLELLAKMQQDENLSRIPVAMVTSRGAEKHRKIAADLGAKAYFTKPYLEEELLKAAEKLIAGEVLL